A section of the Felis catus isolate Fca126 chromosome B2, F.catus_Fca126_mat1.0, whole genome shotgun sequence genome encodes:
- the CDKN1A gene encoding cyclin-dependent kinase inhibitor 1 isoform X1: MSEPSRDAHQIPHGSKACRRLFGPVDSEQLRRDCDALMAGCVQEARERWNFDFVTETPLEGDFAWERVWGLGLPKLYLPAGPRGGRDDLGGGKRPSTSSTLLPGTAREDHLDLSLSCTLMPHSPERPEASPGAPGTSQGRKRRQTSMTDFYHSKRRLIFSKRKP; this comes from the exons ATGTCGGAGCCGTCCAGGGATGCCCACCAGATCCCACATGGCAGCAAGGCCTGCCGCCGCCTCTTCGGCCCAGTGGACAGCGAGCAGCTGCGCCGAGACTGTGACGCGTTAATGGCAGGCTGCGTGCAGGAGGCCCGGGAGCGATGGAACTTCGACTTTGTCACCGAGACACCGCTGGAGGGCGACTTTGCCTGGGAGCGTGTGTGGGGCCTGGGCCTGCCCAAGCTCTACCTGCCTGCAGGGCCCCGGGGGGGCCGGGATGACCTGGGAGGGGGCAAGCGGCCCAGCACCTCGTCTACCCTGCTGCCGGGGACAGCTCGGGAGGACCACCTGGACCTGTCCCTGTCCTGCACTCTCATGCCTCACTCCCCTGAGCGGCCCGAGGCGTCTCCGGGTGCACCTGGCACCTCTCAGGGCCGAAAACGGCGGCAGACCAGCATGACAG ATTTCTATCACTCCAAACGCCGGCTGATCTTCTCCAAGAGGAAGCCCTAA